ATTCTATGGAATTGGCCAGTTAGCAAAACCTTGATCGGGCTTGGCATATTCAGGTTCATTAAATTAAGATACATAAAACTGCTGATTCCTCCACCCTCACTATTGATTTTCTCACATTTATTGTAAGCCAGAAGAAGCTGATAAGCAACATAGTCCCATTGGGGCACCACACAGGCATAGCGAGTGACATAAATGTCTTTTTCAATTTTTGAAAAAAACGGGATTATATTAAAGAGGTGAAGAACGTGATGGTGTACCGACACCGATCTGTTCGCAACGAGCTTTTAAAAAGCTAAAATTCATCGTAGTTTATTCTAATCGTATTACTTATAGGGGTCGCTACGCAAGTTAAAATTAGACCTTGCTGTAAGTGAGCCTCTGCTAAAACAAAATTTCGCCTCAAACGCACTTCACCTTCCTCGAGCATGCATACACATGTTCCACAATTACCGCGACAGCAACTATACGGTGCAGCAATCCCTGCATTGAGAATGGCATCAAGCAGGGATATTTTTCTGTCCCATGGGATTTTGCTTGTGATGCCATTCAAGGTTATTGAAACGAATACACAATCTAATCGTACAGTATCCGTTTCGCTAGATTTCGATTTTTCATCCAGATTCATATTTTTCTTACTTCAAAAAATTATAACGAGATCAGTTTATAAAGCCCGAATAATTTTCGCGTTTCGGGCTTTAAAAATTATTATTTCAAATCATCAATAGCCCCGCTAAAGTCAAAATGTCACACATTTTCGTTAACCCGGCTTTCTGTTCTATTGATAGTGGTATTCTTCGCTTTTTAACGCAGTGAGTATAGTTTCTAATGTTGCGATCTCATGATCACTAAGCGGTCCCAAAGGGCTCTTAAAACCGCCCCCACCTATACCCAGAATATCTAATCCGGCCTTAATAGAGCGTGGCAATCCTTTAGCTACAATAAATTTGAGCAGATCAACCTGCTGATAGAAGAGCCTTCTCGCCTTTTCTAGATTATTTACTTGAATAGCTTCGTACAATGCTATATTCAGTTCGGGAATGAGGTTGGGAGCCGCAGTACACCAACCTGTTGCTCCGGCCGTAAAAGCTGCTAACGCCAATGGATTGGAACCATTGAAAAAGGCCACTTCTTCACCCAATTCTTTCCTTAAATAGTGCATACGCTGAATATCTCCTGTACTCTCCTTGATCATGGTCACATTGGGGATTTCGAGCAGGCGTCTCAACAATGTTGGCGACATATCCACACCACCTGTTGCAGGATTATTGTATGCCATTATTGGAATAGAAATTTTGGATGCCACGGCATCATAATGCTTTACAATTTCATCATCAGTCAATTTCCAATAACTCATTGGTATAATCATTACGGCAGTGGCGCCAGCTTTTTCCGCAAACTGTGCATGGTAAATGGTCTTTTCCGTAGTCAGATTGGAAACACCGACTAACGTAGGGACACGCCCTGATACCTGCTTCATGGTGGCTTCAGCTATTGCTTCCTTCTCTGCGTCATTCAAATATGGTAGCACACCTGTACTCCCTAATGGCGCAATCCCATGTGAACCCGCAGCAACTAAACGTTCAACCTGCTTTTTAAACAAAGGGATATCCACGACCTCATTGTCGTCGAATGGCGTAACAGGATAAGCGATTATCCCTTTAAATGGTACATGATTCATATGCTTTCTATTTTAATGTATGCTGAACTAAAAATCTCTTCCTTCTTCTTCGCGCAAGGCAACACCTAGGTTTTGCAGTTGTGGTGCATTTTCACAAGCGATGTATTTTGCACTTTTGGTATCACTGGTATTTTGGTGTTGATGCCAAGCCCAGGACGGAATATAAACGGCATCGCCGGCTTCCCATTCTACAATTTCGTCCTCCACTTTGGTCCAACCTTTGCCCTCGATCACATACAGGACAGTCTCATAGGTATGACGATGTAAATGTGTTTTTTGTCCGGGCAATAGTCCTCCGATCGTCAAACTAACATTTTTGCTCGGTAAGTCCACGAAGAAAACGGGATGCTTTCTTTCCGCTGAAAACTGATTGTGTACTCCAGCGTTTTCAACATTCTTATGAATAACATGCGAAGGTTTTACATAGGTAGGCCTTGCGAAGGTTTGGTGAAAATCTTTAGAACTAAATTGTTTTTGTTCAGGGTGAATTGATTTTTTCACTTCTGTTGATGCTTCTAATTTCGACATAACTTTAAAAATTTTAATGTTCATTGCATTATTGCATAACAAAAATATGCTAACTTTGGACTAGCATTGTGATACAGATTTTATAAAAATAAATAGTCCAGATGTTACGAGAGTGGGAATTTCAAATACAATTAGATGAACAATCAGATAAGGCCATTTATCTGCAGATCGCCGATGCAATCATAAACGACATACATTCCGGCCGATTAAAGGCGGGTGATGCTCTGCCGGGCAGCAGAAATCTGGCGCAGCGACTGAAAGTCAATAGAAATACCATAGTAGAAGCATTGAGTGTACTATTGATAGAAGGTTGGCTCGTTTCCAGAGAGCGGCAAGGCACTTTCGTTGCTTCGACCTTGCCCGATTTTAAGGAAGCTCAAACCGCAACACCGATTGCTGCATCAATAAATGATACCTCAAGCGGATCTACTCTACTACAAATTGATGACGGATACCCGGACAGTAAAATTGCACCTGTTAATGAATTAGCTCGGGCATACCGTCAAATTTTCAACCAAAAAGCGAAGTGGCAATTAATGGGGTACAGCAGCGAATTTGGGAATCTAGAATTTAGAAAAGCTGTGGTTCAGATGCTCAATCATCAACGGGGAATGCGGGTGAATGAACAGCATATTTGCATCACACGGGGGAGCCAAATGGCCATGTATCTCGCTGCTCAATGTCTGCTTTCGAAAGGAGATTACGTAATCATTGAAAATCCTGGATATAAACCAGCTTGGGAGGCTTTTGACCAAAGCGGAGCTAAGTTGCTACCAGCAAAGGTGGATAACGAAGGTCTAATAATTGAGGATGTAATGACGTATTTGAAATTGCACAAAAACATAAAAGCTATTTATGTGACTCCGCACCGTCAATACCCAACTACAGTCACATTGAGTCTAAAAAGAAGACTGGAACTTATCAAGCTTTCCAATAAATATGGAATTACCATCATTGAAGATGATTATGATAATGAATTTCATTTTGGTTATCGTCCTACTCTTCCACTGTCAAGTTTTATGGAGCTTAAAAACTACGTTTATATTGGCACCATGAGCAAGGTAGTTGCACCGGCATTGCGTATCGGTTATATAGCTAGTAATGACTATACTTTGATCAAGAAAGTGGGCCGCTTGCGCAAGATTATCGATGTGCAGGGAGACAGTATTATGGAACAGGCCGTTTTACAATTGATCAAGGATGGTACCATAAAACGTCATATAAAAAAAGCAACAAATTATTATAAGACAAAAAGAGATATTACTGAAGCATTACTAAAAAAACACCTTGGAAATAAAGTATCTTATAGCAGCCCAGAGGGTGGGCTAGCGTATTGGATTGTGCCTAAAAAGCAGGTCGACTGGGTGTTGATTTTGGAAAAACTCAACATGAAAGGTTTCAGCATGATCAGTCCGGAGAGTTACAGCTTTGACAAAATATTCAATGGTATGAGATTGGGGTACGCATCGCTGTCTGATCAGGAATTAGAGGATTTTATCAGTGCCTTGGCGGACCTGTTTTGAGTTAATAAAATTTTGAATGAGATTGACGCATCATCAGCAACTCCCTCGGAAATACAGGGTTATTTACATACTGCTATCGCGCCCCAGCACGCCACTCTGATTTTCTGCGTGGATATTCTAATTTTTTACAAATAAAAAGAAGTTGGAGAACTGGAAATTTTAAGTTCTCTATTAAGCTGGGCAATATAAAGGTTAGTTGCCCAGCTAATTTTGATAATATTATTAAACTATTCCACCTTAGTCTAATTGTGGTTTATATTCAAAATAATTTATTTTTTTGTTGTCGTTATATTAAAACAATAGACATTACCCGCAAAATCCGCAACATAGACTTCATTCTCATGAATGGAGACTTCGGCTAATATCGGTGTGCCCAGATTAACCTTTTGCACCAAAGTTCCATCTAAATTCAACACATATAGATAACCATCTGATCCGCCAAAAAACAACTTTCCAGCCGCATAGCGGACACTGGATTCGACAGTTGCAACTTTCTTATGAAGATCAGGACTTGAGTAAGCAGAGCTGTATATAAGGGCCTCCTCAGTCTGGAAACTCCATTTTTCGGTTAATGCATTACGATCAAATGCTTTTATCCCATTAGTCGCTGTGGGCATAATCACCAATTCCTGTGTTAACAAGGGTGAGGCCATAATCTTAAAATCATCATCAGTTTGGCTTTTAGTTAACACAGTTCCTTTCTTTTGATCCAATCTAAAAAGATTGTTCAGTCCGGCTACATAAAGCGAATTTTCATCTGCACTGACCCCTCCAGTTCTAAATCGCAAACCATCTTCATTTTTCTTCCATAGGAGTTTTCCTGTCTTGCTATCGTGAACAAATAAAGCATTCCAATTTGCACCTGTAATTAGATAGCCATTGGTGATCAGTAGTTCTCCAGGCATACCTTCACCACCATTCCAGTCACTATTCTGCCATATTGTTTTCCCATCTTCGACTTTTATTGCTGATAGATAATTACCTGCGCCAGTATAATAAATACCATCGCGAACAACTCCAGCACTTACGTATCCTGGAAGCCGCCCCCCACTGAGATCCTTTTTCCAAATAAGTTTACCATCTTTTTCATCAATTGCATACACCGTACCACCCATATCTGTTGCCAATACCAAGCCATTGCTATAGGCCAATTTCTGTTTAACAGAATTTTGCGTTTCAAAGCTCCAAAGAATTGCTCCTGATTGCCTTGTTAATGCCTGGATTTTGCTTTTACCACCAATAGCGTCATCAATACTGGCAACATAGATCCGTTGTCCCTGTACCAGTGGTGAACTCTTCCAAATATTCGCTCCAATATTTTTTGACCAAGCCAATTGAAGAAAAGCTGTAGAAGTAGGTTCATTATGCCAAGCAAATTTCTTCAACACCTGTGTGCTATCACCATAATTTACTTCCAGCATAATATCATGCTGCTGATCGGTAAGGCGCGGAACTGTAAAATTTCCACGCCAGTTCCAGTCGCTGACGGGTTTCAATTTAGCCGTTTTTATTGCATTTCCCAATTTATTTAATAGTGTTGCATATACCGAAATAACATTCTTTTCCGTATGATACACACTTGCGCTAATTTCTATTTCTTTTCTGTTTGAAATTTGCATTTGCTTGCTTTGTGGGTAAATTAACGCTATGTGGTCCGACAGATAAGGATACTTTGGTGTTATTTTGCTGACCCCACTTTTATCCACATCAATAACCAGGAATTGAGCTACAGAATTATCTATTCCGCCTTTATTAGGAGCATTTGTGGATATAACCGCAATTCCATCTCTGCTGCCGAAACTATAATTATTGTGCCAATGGCCATACAGGTATGCTTTTAGATTATACTGCTTCAAATCGATAGAATCTGCTTTGCCTCTCATCACGAAATCTTTTCCGACAAGCAGGTCGTGATTAATAAAAATAAGCGGTTTATCTTTTGCTTTTAGAGCGAGATCTTTTTTCAACCAAGCGATTACTTGATCCTGACTATAACTGGGCGCATAATCACCGCCAGGCATGGGCGTAACCACAAAGTGTGCTGGTCCTGCCTCAAATGAATAGTAGACCGGTCCAAATAAATCCTCAAATAGTTTTTCACCATACTCACCTTTGACAAGGTCATGATTGCCTACTGTATAATAGGTCGGAACACCCATCAGTTCCGTATTTACCTGTCGGGCATGAAACTGCATCCCTGGCTCGTAGCAGATGTCGCCCGTATGCATAATCAGTGTAGCATTTTGTTGCTGCGAAAACTTACGAATATTGTCTATCCATTCCCCATATAGAGGGGTTTCGGTATCGGTAATCTGAATAAACCGAAGCTTATCCGCCTCTTGCTTTTCATCTTGGATTAAACCGAAATCATAATTTTCTAGCTTTGGATCAATCTTAATATAATGAGTTCCACTTGCTTTATAACCAGCTGGAACACGCACAAAGAGAAATCTGGCTTTATCATTCTTTTTTAGGTTAAAGCTTCCATCTTCAGCAGTTTTTACAACCTGGTAACCATCGGATAATACAATATCTTTCATTCCTTTTTCAGCGCTTTCCATCTTTTTGTTCTTATCAAGATCCAAAAAGACATGCCCCTTATATTGAGCGTAAATTGCATTACTACATAGTAGTAGCAGTGATAGTATAAATTTATGTGTAGAACATTTCATATAAAACTCTAATTGTAAATAAAGATAGGGTGCCATCCATCGATTGGAAGTACCCTATCTTTAACCTTAAAATTTGTAAAAAACAACTCTTTTAATTTAGTCTTTTAGCACATTATCTAACATAAAACCAACTCCTTACCAAAAGTTTGTCTGTACCAACTTACTACCATCCAGAACCATCTGACTATTAGCAACCGGATAATAGTAATACTTCGGTTTTTCAAATGTCTTCTTCTTATCTCTGGCTACAGTGAACATTATATGTCCATTGTTTCCATTTTCAAGATAAATTGAAGTATTATTACCATTGGCATCTTTTAAATAATACAGGGAAATGTTCTTCTTTTCCTCTTCTGTCAAGTCTTTAATCGGACCGGTATCCTTTGCAGATTCGAGTATCGCAATATCAATTTTACCATCTCCGGTTACATCCATCGGGCCTAATGCCTTTACATACATCCCTTGTTGTTGATCGGCCAGACGCTCGCCAATTTCCCACCGAAAGACATCTCTGTAACGTTGGCCTTCACAAGCCAGTTCGACACGTCTTTCTCTGCGGATCTCGAGGATAAGTCCAACATTGCCACCTTTCACATTTGAGTAGTAAGCTTTCAATATGGGATCAATATTGGCATTAGCTTCCCCCAGTTGCATGGCCGGCATACCCACACGTGTTCGCAAGAGGTTGATCGATTTGTCGAGATCAGCCTGGCTCGTTAAAATTCCCAGCTCGGCTTTGGCTTCCGCAAAGATTAACAGGATTTCGGCGTACCGGAATACAAAAGCATCAGTATAGGCTGATTCCCAGGCGATCATTTCGGTTATTTCGGGGTAAAACTTGATCTGATTGTAGCCACCTAATGTCGGTTTCAGGCGATGTGGCGTTGGAACATTGATTGGCTTAAATCCGGGTTTCATAAAGGTCTGCTCAAGACGCGGATCGCGGTCAACGAATACTTGGTCAATATTCTTTGTTTTATAACCTGCCTGTTCTGTAAAACGTTTTCCATCTTTCATCAGATAACTTTCCATCAGCGTTTGGCTCAGTGCCCATTCATAGTCCAATACCGTATGTGCATTACGTCTTCTTCCTAAATCCTTATCGTAATCAATAAATAGGATAGTCTCAGGATTCGCCTGCAGGTTAAGACTTATAAATAGATCCCGATAAGCACGGTTAACACCACCAGCATTACTGATTGAAAACTTATTTGACTTCATAATATCCTCAGTAGCAGAAACCGCTCTTTGCAGAAAAGTATTGGCCGATCCGCTCAGATTCAAATAAGAGTGATATTTACGGAAAGTTCCTTCTTGCAAGGCGAACTGCGCTAATTGTGCCAAGGCTCCCCATTTCGTAACTGTCGACTTGTGCCCATCGGGTTTGATATTGGCAGCGGCAAATTCGAGATCAGCCATAATTGAATCCACAACAAGCGACCGGCTGTCTTGTTTTTTGTGCAATAGTTCAATATCTGATGTTCCCATTGTCTGACTATACCAAGGAACATCACTGTACTGGTTGACCTTATCGATATAAAACCGTGCACGAAAGAACTTTGCAATACCGATGTAATGGTTCACATCGGCGGCACTAGCCCCCTTCACACGCCCAGCATTTTCAAGAAAGAAATTAATATTTCTCAATGCGGACCAACTCCATACTGCTGCATTCTGCGCGCTCACGCCACCACGCATGATCTCATCAATCGTACTTCCAGAATTGTAATGTGCCAGATTATCTGTCCCAAGATCCGCTATCGGCGCACTCAAACTACCGTAGAAACCATCGGTATAAGTTTTAAGATCGTTTACATTGCTAAAAAACACTTCCGGTGTAACCGATGTGGTGGGATACCTATCCATGAAATCATCGTTACAGCTCATGATCAGGAACAAGGCCCCCAGCAACGCTCCAATCTTGATAATTTGTCTTTTTATATTTTGCATGATAATAGTCATTTTAGAAATTAAAGTTTAACCCAAAAGAGTAGGTCCTTTGGAAAGGATATGCCGTCCGATCGCCAACAATTTCAGGATCGAGATAATCCATGAGTTTGGTAAACTCAAAGAGGTTTTCACCGCTGATGAACAGACGCAATCGGTCTATCCCCCATCTATCTGTCATCAACTTAGGAAGCGTGTAACCCACGGTCACATTTTTTACCCTTAAATAACCTGCATTCTGCAGATATTTGGTCTGTGTCGCGGCTAGTTCAATACCACTCTGCTCGGCCACATAGGATTTCGGTCTTGGCAAATACGCATTTGGATTTTCAGGCGTCCAATGGTCCAAGTTAAACTTAGTTAGGCTCGCCCAGGGCTGCGCATATATACCCCAAAAATAGTGGTCACCACCTGGGGGATAATAATTTCTTTTTCCGACACCTTGCAGGAACACACGCAAATCAATTCCGTTCCAGCTTGAATTCAGATCTATACCGTAACTGTAACGCTGTCTGGAATTAGCGATAATCTTGTAATCCCCATGATTATCCAAGGTCCAATCCCCCCGGTTTATTTTGCCGTCACCGTTGATATCAGCAAACTTGAGGTCGCCAGGTTCCAATCCCCTTGTACCGGGATAAGAAGTGACATCATTTTGATTGGCGTGCGCCTTGATCTCTTCCTGAGATTGGAAAAAACCCAATGTGGTTAGCCCCCACATCTCTCCCAATTCCTGTCCGACATAATAATCGCTTAAGTTATTTTTAGGATTATTGTATTTTGTAATATAAGCTCTACTGTCTGCTAAATTAACCCTTGCGGAGAATGAAAACGGTTTGCTGGCCACCATAAACTCTTTATTATATCCAAGTGTTAATTCCCAACCGTTGGTTTTTAGGTTCGCCGCATTTTCAAGAGGAACCCCCGTACCAAGCACGATTGGCAGCGTCCTACCTGCTGTCAACATATCTTTGGTATCACGACGATAGATATCAAATGAACCGAAAAACTGATTTTTAAATAAGCCGATATCCACCCCAAAATTGGACTGGGTAATGGTTTCCCAGGTCAGGGTCGATGACACTAAGCCCGGACTACCCACAATGGGCACGACCTTACCGTCCAAAATGGCACCACTGCCTTTAGACATATTGGCAATGTATGGATAATAGTTGTCCCTCAAATCCTGGTTTGCCAATGAGCCGTACGATCCCCGCAGTTTAAAATTAGATACAGTTTCCTTTAGCGGCTGAAAAAAGTTTTCCTGCGAAACTACCCAGGCTGCTGATACCGAAGGATTGAATGCAAAACGATCTTTTTTAGGAAATCTTGAGGAGCCATCATAGCGGAGGTTAGATTCCAGGATATATCGATCTTTATACGTATAGTTTAATCTAGCAAAAGCCCCTCTTACTGACCAGGCATAATCAAAAGCACCAACAGAAGGTGTTTGGCCGGTGGCAAGACCTATTGTCGGCAGCGAATTGGAAATCAACTGATCCCGGGATGCCGAAAATGACTCGTATATCCTTTCTTCCTGATTGAAGCCCAGCATCACCGAAAAATAGTGATCATTGAGTGTCCGCTGATATTGTGAATAAATATTGTACACATTATAGCGTGTTTCATTACTTCCATTGGAGGCATAGCTATTGAAATTTTGCCTGTTCATCACATTTGGCCCTGTACTGTAGGCAAGCGGCAACTGAAAGAAGTGTGATTTTCCTGAAACCCTTCTAAAGGTCGCGTCCCCATTTAAGGTCCAAACATTTTTGATGAAGTCGATTTTCGCACCAAAACTAGTTTGAAAATCGTTGATGCGACTGATACTGCGGCCCCCTTCGGCTACAGCTCCGATCATATTTACCCCAGCCTCGGTATAGGAACCATCCGGATTTCGGACGGTATTTAGCGAAGGTTGGCGGTTAACATTATGCCAGTAAAGGTAACCCTGATCAATTGCTGAGGGCTGATCATACTTATCATTTGTAAAGGTTGTATTATTTGATAAAGTAAACCAGTCCGTGATTTTGTAATCACCTTTTGCCCTGAAATTATAACGGTCATAGGTATCGGGACTGATCCGCAGCATACCATTTTGTCTGTAGTATTCACCAGAAAGGTAAAATGAAGAGCGTTCATTCTTTTGCGCGATGCTGATATTGTTGGTATATGAGGGTTGTATATTTTTATAGACTTCCTTAAACCAATCCGTAGATCCCAAATAGATATAAGCATTTGGATTTTGTGGATCGACGATCACACGTGGCAATGAAGGATTTTCACTCAGCTGTTTACCATATTCGAGCATTTTCTCATCGTAAAGATTGTACCATGGTGCTGACATGATATTCCTGTATTTCATTACCTGATACGGATCATCCTCTATCTCTACTGTACGTGTTATTGCTTTTGCCGCAAAGATTGAGTTGGCCGTGACCTTAATTTCCTTCGTTGTACCCGATTTAGTCGTAACCAGTACAACCCCGAAAGCAGCGCGACTACCATAGATCGCTGCTGAGGCTGCATCTTTCAATACAGTAACACTAGCAATGTCCATTGGATTCATACGATTGAGCTCCTCGTTAGTTGCTGGAATCCCATCAATAACAATAAGTGGCCCACCACCTGACAGTGATGTATACCCTCGCACATTGATCCCTGGCGAGCTATTGGCTCTTCCAGAGGTCGGTGTAATATTAAGATTAGCCATAGCGCCCTGCAATGCCGTCCCCACATTTGTAATCGGTCTACTTTCCAAAAACTTTTCACCGATCTGATCTACAGCTCCCGAAAGATTGATCTTTTTCTGCGTACCATAGCCAACAACGATGACCTCGTCGAGATGAGACTCTGCAGTTTCCATTAATACGTCCGCTCTGTTCTTGTCTGAGACATTGATTTCAACATCTTTATAGCCCACAAAGCGAAACAAAAGGATTGCTTTCTCTGGAATCCGTATGCTGTAACGTCCATCCTTATCGGTTTTTGTTGATATTCCAGCTACCCCCAGTACAGTCACCGTCACTCCTGCCATTGGTCCGGAAGCATCTTTCACAGCTCCTGACACTTCACGATCAGTCTGTTTTTTTTCTTTAATGACGATCGTACTTCCCATGATATCAAAGATCAAATTGCGACCACGCAATGTCTTTGCCAATGCAGCCCTTACATCAGATCCTGCCACAGAAATATCTACACGTGAGGCATTTTCAAATAGCCTTTCGTCGTAAAACAGACGCAACTTGGTCTGGTTGGAAATCTCTTTAAGGACAGTTTCAATTTTGGCATTCTTCAAGGACAGATTTACTTGTTGCGCATATCCAGATGCTCTAACACCTACCGTAAATGCCAGCAACAGTACACAAATCAACTTCATAGTCAAAATGACTTTAATGCTTAGGGTATAAGAATGACTTCTCCGGTCCCCCCATGCTATTAATGGAGAAAAAAATTTCATAACTTTGAATTGTTAAGGGTTTAATAATCTATAGAATTCGTACTTCGATAAATTTGGCCTTTTACAACAGGGGATGCGTCAACATCCCCTTTTCTATTGTATAGAACCTTTTGGTTAATTCGTCTGGTTATATCATATCTTATAAATTTTAATTGGTGAAAAATTTAACTGTACTAACGAATGATTATATGCCGTCCATCTATTTCAAACTTTCGATTTGTCGCAAACGACAGAATGTTCAACACCTCGGAAAGTCTGGATTCCCGGCTAAGCGTTCCATTAAACCTATTGCTTACGGTGATATCCTCCGCATTAATAAAATCCACATTGTACCACCTAGAAATTTGACTAATAATTTCCGAAAAGCTGCTACCCTCAAGTGAAAACTCCCCCCGTTGCCAAGCTGTATTTTTTTGTATGTCTGCTGGCTGTATGCGTATTTTATCCGTACTAATGATGGCTTCATTTCCTGGGAGAAGATAGGCTTCGTCCCCTTGACTCATAATTTTCACCTTACCTTCTACCAATGAGGTATTGATTTCTTTATGGTAGGCATTTACATTAAAACTCGTACCGAGTACCTCGATAACAGCGTTTTCAACTTCGATCCGAAAAGGTTTTTTGGCATCTTTGGCTACTTGAAAAAAAGCTTCTCCAATCAATTTTACTCGGCGTTCATCCCCTTCAAATTGATCTGGGTACTGTAATGTTGAAGCAGCGTTTAACCATACCTGGGTACCATCGTTCAACACAATACTATAGGTGCCCGCTGCTGGTACTTCTAATTTCAGATTCCCCTTAAGTTCAGCATACTTCATGTTTTCAACCTGATCTTCCTTTCCCAAAGAATGTGCTTCCCCATGCTCATTGGAAAGTCTCGCATAACGCTCACCAGGCAGAATATCATTTTTATACTGTCCGGTTGTATCCGGAGTAATGGCCGCAAGCTGTGGAGCAGGGCTCGTTTGTCCTTGTTGCAAGAATAAAACAGTAATAGTTAACGCAAAGAGAATTGAAGCAGCAATGGCAATCCGTTTCCAGGTAAACACATTTTTGTTAGGTTTCATCTTATCCATCTCCCCTTCAAATTTGTGCATCAAAACATCTTTGGATCGACCTAACAACACCTCTCTTTCATCCTTTGGCAGTGTTAGTTCCTCATCAATTGAAAAGAACCATTTGGTCACAATCCGCTCTTCATCTGGATTGCATTCGCCCCTGAGATATTTCTTTAGTAATTTTTGAGCTTGCTCTCTTTGATTATCTTCTGTCATATATTAATATAACCTCAGATAAGCTGTACAAGTACCGAAAAAAAATGATTTTTATTTCGCTTTTAGTTTTAAGCGACTTAAAGCCAGAGAGATATTATTCTTCACGGTCTGTTCGGATATTGATAGTCGAAATGCGATTTCTTTGATGCTCAGGCCTTCTACACGACTGAGATTGAATGCGGACTGCATTGTGGAAGGCATCTTAGCGACTTCATTATCCAGCAAAAAGGAT
The window above is part of the Sphingobacterium sp. ML3W genome. Proteins encoded here:
- a CDS encoding dihydrodipicolinate synthase family protein, whose product is MNHVPFKGIIAYPVTPFDDNEVVDIPLFKKQVERLVAAGSHGIAPLGSTGVLPYLNDAEKEAIAEATMKQVSGRVPTLVGVSNLTTEKTIYHAQFAEKAGATAVMIIPMSYWKLTDDEIVKHYDAVASKISIPIMAYNNPATGGVDMSPTLLRRLLEIPNVTMIKESTGDIQRMHYLRKELGEEVAFFNGSNPLALAAFTAGATGWCTAAPNLIPELNIALYEAIQVNNLEKARRLFYQQVDLLKFIVAKGLPRSIKAGLDILGIGGGGFKSPLGPLSDHEIATLETILTALKSEEYHYQ
- a CDS encoding cupin domain-containing protein; the encoded protein is MSKLEASTEVKKSIHPEQKQFSSKDFHQTFARPTYVKPSHVIHKNVENAGVHNQFSAERKHPVFFVDLPSKNVSLTIGGLLPGQKTHLHRHTYETVLYVIEGKGWTKVEDEIVEWEAGDAVYIPSWAWHQHQNTSDTKSAKYIACENAPQLQNLGVALREEEGRDF
- a CDS encoding PLP-dependent aminotransferase family protein encodes the protein MLREWEFQIQLDEQSDKAIYLQIADAIINDIHSGRLKAGDALPGSRNLAQRLKVNRNTIVEALSVLLIEGWLVSRERQGTFVASTLPDFKEAQTATPIAASINDTSSGSTLLQIDDGYPDSKIAPVNELARAYRQIFNQKAKWQLMGYSSEFGNLEFRKAVVQMLNHQRGMRVNEQHICITRGSQMAMYLAAQCLLSKGDYVIIENPGYKPAWEAFDQSGAKLLPAKVDNEGLIIEDVMTYLKLHKNIKAIYVTPHRQYPTTVTLSLKRRLELIKLSNKYGITIIEDDYDNEFHFGYRPTLPLSSFMELKNYVYIGTMSKVVAPALRIGYIASNDYTLIKKVGRLRKIIDVQGDSIMEQAVLQLIKDGTIKRHIKKATNYYKTKRDITEALLKKHLGNKVSYSSPEGGLAYWIVPKKQVDWVLILEKLNMKGFSMISPESYSFDKIFNGMRLGYASLSDQELEDFISALADLF
- a CDS encoding PQQ-binding-like beta-propeller repeat protein, translated to MKCSTHKFILSLLLLCSNAIYAQYKGHVFLDLDKNKKMESAEKGMKDIVLSDGYQVVKTAEDGSFNLKKNDKARFLFVRVPAGYKASGTHYIKIDPKLENYDFGLIQDEKQEADKLRFIQITDTETPLYGEWIDNIRKFSQQQNATLIMHTGDICYEPGMQFHARQVNTELMGVPTYYTVGNHDLVKGEYGEKLFEDLFGPVYYSFEAGPAHFVVTPMPGGDYAPSYSQDQVIAWLKKDLALKAKDKPLIFINHDLLVGKDFVMRGKADSIDLKQYNLKAYLYGHWHNNYSFGSRDGIAVISTNAPNKGGIDNSVAQFLVIDVDKSGVSKITPKYPYLSDHIALIYPQSKQMQISNRKEIEISASVYHTEKNVISVYATLLNKLGNAIKTAKLKPVSDWNWRGNFTVPRLTDQQHDIMLEVNYGDSTQVLKKFAWHNEPTSTAFLQLAWSKNIGANIWKSSPLVQGQRIYVASIDDAIGGKSKIQALTRQSGAILWSFETQNSVKQKLAYSNGLVLATDMGGTVYAIDEKDGKLIWKKDLSGGRLPGYVSAGVVRDGIYYTGAGNYLSAIKVEDGKTIWQNSDWNGGEGMPGELLITNGYLITGANWNALFVHDSKTGKLLWKKNEDGLRFRTGGVSADENSLYVAGLNNLFRLDQKKGTVLTKSQTDDDFKIMASPLLTQELVIMPTATNGIKAFDRNALTEKWSFQTEEALIYSSAYSSPDLHKKVATVESSVRYAAGKLFFGGSDGYLYVLNLDGTLVQKVNLGTPILAEVSIHENEVYVADFAGNVYCFNITTTKK
- a CDS encoding RagB/SusD family nutrient uptake outer membrane protein, whose product is MQNIKRQIIKIGALLGALFLIMSCNDDFMDRYPTTSVTPEVFFSNVNDLKTYTDGFYGSLSAPIADLGTDNLAHYNSGSTIDEIMRGGVSAQNAAVWSWSALRNINFFLENAGRVKGASAADVNHYIGIAKFFRARFYIDKVNQYSDVPWYSQTMGTSDIELLHKKQDSRSLVVDSIMADLEFAAANIKPDGHKSTVTKWGALAQLAQFALQEGTFRKYHSYLNLSGSANTFLQRAVSATEDIMKSNKFSISNAGGVNRAYRDLFISLNLQANPETILFIDYDKDLGRRRNAHTVLDYEWALSQTLMESYLMKDGKRFTEQAGYKTKNIDQVFVDRDPRLEQTFMKPGFKPINVPTPHRLKPTLGGYNQIKFYPEITEMIAWESAYTDAFVFRYAEILLIFAEAKAELGILTSQADLDKSINLLRTRVGMPAMQLGEANANIDPILKAYYSNVKGGNVGLILEIRRERRVELACEGQRYRDVFRWEIGERLADQQQGMYVKALGPMDVTGDGKIDIAILESAKDTGPIKDLTEEEKKNISLYYLKDANGNNTSIYLENGNNGHIMFTVARDKKKTFEKPKYYYYPVANSQMVLDGSKLVQTNFW